The sequence AATCCGGCCTCAAGCATCGCATCATCCGCACTATCCGTATAGAAATCAGCATTTTGCTTGGCCGAGTTTCCAGCAGCCGACCATGCTCCCTTTCCCTCAATGTACACCCAAAAATTGCGGGAAGCGCGGGAATTATGCAAATCCTCCACCGACAACGGCGGAGTCAGAAACGTATTATGTCCAGAAGCGGCCTGGCCATGAAGCTTAGGGCTGACTGAGGACATCATCCCTCCTTCATTCACTAGTGGAAAATACAAATAGCTGTTGCGGTCCGGCTGCGGTAGCTTGAAATCCCCGTTCGTACCAGTAAAACTCCATGTTTGTTTATTAGTTTGATCCATAACACTCTCCCTCTCCTGTTTACAATCTAAATCGCAGATAATACTAATGTTTCGGAACTTTTCGTTAAAAAGAGGCTAACCCTTTACGAAACACGTTAATAATTCTAATTAAAGATAATATTTAGTCCTAATTACAGAAACCGGTTTCGTTAATTTTAATTATTACATCGATATTTATCTTTGTAAAGTGTCTTTTGCGTATAGTTTCAGAAGAAAACCGGCTAAAATATTCACTTTCATAACCCTTTTTTTGAAATCCATTCATCTAACAATTTATTCAGTGAAAATAATTAAATCAACGAAAATAATTTCGGTAATTTAATTGTTACTCCGTTCACATCATTTTCATTGCCTCCAGCTGCTTCATTCCATCACTTTTTCAAGAGAATCCTCTATGAAGGGAGGGTGATATTACCTAATCTATCGAACATTTTCGATTTATGTAAAGATTTAATTATTTAATAATTCCAAATCACTAATAATTATTAAATGTTTCGGATACAGATCCTTCAAAAAGATAGATAGATTTGAGCGATTTCCGAATAACTCCTTACAAACAGGCCATTATCCCTTACTGGACAAAGATCAAGATACTTATACTGACGTTGTAGCCAGTAGCTCCGCATGCCCATTTGTTTAGGAAGGGACTGTTTATATGATCAATAGAAACCTTAAGCTGAACAGCAAAGGGAAACTCAGACAACCACAGACACACCTGCATGAATTTGAAGGTAGCACTAAATTAGCGGAACAAGGTGCCGATCGTCACAATCACCGTTTTGCAGGGGTTACCGGGCAAGTCATTCCATCCGGGAGAAGTCATGTACATGAAATCGACCTTACGCACACCGATTTCCTAAACCATTTTCATAATCTAAAAAGAATTAGAACTGGACCAGCAATTCCGGTTGGAAATGGTAAGCATGTCCACTTCGTCGCTGGTAGCACAACATTGAATGATGGCCATAAGCATCAATTCAATTTCGCAACATTGATTCAACAACCTCTAGTGTGATCGTTCCAGGGTATAAACCATCCTATTGAAGGCAGCCGTTATTATCGGCTGCTTTTTCCTCGCTAACAGACAAAATAGTTGGTAAACAACTTGCTTTTAGTAGCTTATCCCTTTGCACAAACACTCTTCCAAATAGGCCCATCCATAGATTCCCCGATCTCTTTCCCAATACTGGAACTGCAGCATATGCTGAGAGGACTGTGAAGCCTCTGTGAGGAGCTTGTAGGTCCACTTTGAATAAGTACCACTGCGCCGCTGTGAAGGCATAGGCGTAGCGTTAAGCCCTTCTGACGCTCATTTGATTACTCGTCTTCTTTCTCCATCCTCTTTAGCCCCCGTTCCCTCTGTTTTCCGTTCTTGAAATAACAAAAAGCCCCCAGGTTAAATCCTGAGGGCTTCATTATGAAGATAATTTTTATTTAGG comes from Paenibacillus sp. 19GGS1-52 and encodes:
- a CDS encoding YmaF family protein, with translation MINRNLKLNSKGKLRQPQTHLHEFEGSTKLAEQGADRHNHRFAGVTGQVIPSGRSHVHEIDLTHTDFLNHFHNLKRIRTGPAIPVGNGKHVHFVAGSTTLNDGHKHQFNFATLIQQPLV